A single window of [Clostridium] hylemonae DSM 15053 DNA harbors:
- a CDS encoding response regulator, with translation MYKVIIADDEEKICVLLNSSILWEELELELCCICHDGLELKEAVERKKPDILITDICMPGMNAIELIKDMREKDNDAKILIVSGYRQFEYAREALKYGVDNYLLKPIDEEELNDALKKICLEISVEKNEILSDDAEKIKDTLQSFFLQDIRNNSEIGRHMNLSDINQKYYADFKEGYFRVIYVKIDVDGKADEKFNLQIIQKKIREKCMSSISRIHNDTIVSFVQGGCIFTVNYDPEADASIRQLAKNILEDARQAVSLFSGLNATVGVGNACGSVQNVRQSCESAVDAVIYRIISGTNKVYFSEDMELQYRDSYLGEDDKRSLIRIFELSNRELFRQKLEDIVRAERKNVLVLYKILEECVQLFYDTLNRNRQEGSDNIIVGKEILYEMDNTLTVMDLVSVVEENICGLMKRMLDERKQKGYKPIREAKEYVKKNYASKIKLEDVAGEVSLSPAYFSSVFSKEEGMTFVDWVNEYRIEMAKELLRKGDHTVAETCEMVGISNQRYFSKLFKSKVGVKPMEYRKLYN, from the coding sequence ATGTATAAAGTCATAATTGCGGATGATGAAGAAAAAATCTGTGTTTTATTAAACAGCAGTATTCTGTGGGAGGAGCTTGAACTGGAACTTTGCTGTATCTGCCACGATGGTCTTGAATTAAAAGAGGCAGTGGAACGAAAGAAGCCGGATATACTTATAACAGATATCTGTATGCCCGGAATGAATGCCATTGAACTCATAAAAGATATGAGGGAAAAAGACAACGATGCTAAGATTCTCATAGTAAGCGGATACCGGCAGTTTGAGTACGCGAGAGAAGCATTAAAATATGGTGTGGACAATTATCTGCTGAAGCCGATAGATGAAGAAGAACTTAATGACGCGCTGAAAAAGATCTGTCTGGAGATCAGTGTAGAAAAAAATGAAATATTGTCAGATGATGCCGAAAAAATTAAAGATACTCTTCAGAGCTTTTTTCTTCAGGATATAAGAAATAACAGTGAGATCGGCAGACATATGAATCTTTCCGATATCAACCAGAAGTATTACGCAGACTTTAAAGAAGGATATTTCCGCGTCATATACGTGAAGATCGATGTAGACGGGAAAGCAGATGAAAAATTCAATCTTCAGATCATACAGAAAAAAATACGTGAAAAATGTATGAGCTCTATCAGCAGAATACACAATGACACGATCGTTTCTTTTGTGCAGGGAGGATGCATATTTACAGTAAATTATGATCCGGAAGCGGATGCATCCATCCGTCAGCTTGCCAAAAACATACTGGAGGATGCCAGACAGGCAGTCTCCCTGTTCAGCGGATTAAATGCGACCGTCGGTGTGGGAAACGCCTGCGGCAGCGTACAAAACGTGCGGCAGTCCTGTGAATCAGCTGTTGACGCGGTGATATACAGAATAATCTCCGGTACAAATAAGGTGTATTTTTCGGAAGATATGGAGCTTCAATACAGAGACAGCTATCTCGGAGAAGATGACAAGAGAAGTCTGATCCGTATCTTTGAACTGTCCAACAGGGAACTGTTCAGACAGAAGCTTGAGGATATTGTGAGAGCTGAGAGAAAAAATGTACTGGTTCTTTACAAGATTCTTGAGGAATGTGTACAGCTTTTTTATGATACGCTGAATAGAAACAGGCAGGAAGGCTCCGACAATATTATTGTCGGCAAAGAGATCTTATATGAGATGGATAATACGCTGACTGTGATGGATCTCGTCTCTGTTGTGGAAGAAAATATCTGCGGCCTGATGAAGCGGATGCTGGATGAAAGAAAGCAGAAAGGATATAAGCCGATCCGTGAGGCCAAAGAATATGTAAAGAAAAATTACGCCTCAAAGATAAAACTGGAAGATGTAGCCGGCGAGGTATCTCTGAGTCCTGCTTACTTTTCTTCTGTGTTCAGCAAGGAGGAAGGGATGACTTTCGTAGACTGGGTCAACGAATACCGGATCGAAATGGCAAAAGAACTTCTGAGAAAAGGAGATCACACAGTCGCGGAGACTTGTGAAATGGTCGGCATCAGTAACCAGAGATACTTCAGTAAACTCTTTAAAAGCAAGGTCGGCGTTAAACCGATGGAATACAGAAAACTTTACAATTAG
- the gyrB gene encoding DNA topoisomerase (ATP-hydrolyzing) subunit B, with protein sequence MSTEKVQHEYGADEIQILEGLEAVRKRPGMYIGSTSARGLHHLVYEIVDNAVDEALAGFCDTIYVTINQDNSVTVVDNGRGIPVGINSKAGLPAVEVVFTILHAGGKFGGGGYKVSGGLHGVGASVVNALSNWLEVEIYSEGKVYMQRYERGKVAKKLAVIGECGSDKTGTKVTFLPDDTIFEETVFEYDVLKQRFREMAFLTKGLKIVLRDDRPEDEPVEKTFHYEGGIKQFVEYLNRSKTPLYESIIYCEGLVNNVAVEVAMQHNDSYSDNTYGFVNNITTPEGGTHIVGFRNALTKTFNDYARKNKLLKDSEPNLSGEDIREGLTAIISVKIEDPQFEGQTKQKLGNSEARGAVDSVVSSQLEIFLEQNPSVAKMTVEKSVMAQRAREAARKARDLTRRKSALDSMSLPGKLADCSDKDPKNCEIYIVEGDSAGGSAKTARDRGTQAILPLRGKILNVEKARLDKIYANAEIKAMITAFGTGIHDDFDISKLRYHKIIIMTDADVDGAHISTLLLTFLYRFMPDLIKEGYVYLAQPPLYKLEKNKKVWYAYSDEELDTILREVGRDGSNKIQRYKGLGEMDAGQLWETTMDPEHRILLRVTMDDETTSELDLTFTTLMGDKVEPRREFIEENAKYVQNLDV encoded by the coding sequence ATGAGTACAGAAAAGGTGCAGCACGAATATGGCGCGGACGAGATTCAGATATTAGAAGGTCTGGAAGCTGTCAGAAAACGGCCGGGTATGTATATCGGAAGTACATCGGCACGCGGTCTTCACCATCTCGTTTACGAGATCGTGGACAATGCGGTCGATGAAGCTCTGGCAGGATTCTGCGACACTATATACGTGACGATAAATCAAGATAATTCTGTAACGGTTGTGGATAACGGCCGCGGTATCCCTGTGGGAATTAACAGTAAGGCCGGACTCCCCGCTGTTGAAGTAGTTTTTACGATACTGCACGCAGGCGGTAAATTTGGCGGCGGAGGATACAAAGTATCCGGCGGTCTCCACGGCGTAGGCGCTTCAGTCGTAAATGCTCTGTCTAACTGGCTGGAAGTTGAGATCTACAGTGAAGGAAAAGTTTATATGCAGCGTTATGAACGCGGCAAAGTGGCAAAAAAGCTGGCGGTGATCGGGGAATGCGGCTCAGACAAGACCGGTACGAAGGTAACATTTCTTCCAGACGACACGATCTTTGAGGAGACTGTCTTTGAGTATGACGTGCTGAAGCAGCGTTTCAGGGAAATGGCCTTCCTCACAAAAGGCCTTAAAATTGTCCTGCGGGACGACAGGCCGGAAGACGAGCCGGTAGAGAAGACATTTCATTACGAAGGCGGTATCAAACAGTTTGTAGAATATCTGAACCGCAGCAAAACGCCTCTTTATGAGAGCATTATCTACTGTGAAGGGCTCGTAAATAACGTGGCTGTTGAAGTGGCGATGCAGCACAATGATTCCTACAGCGACAACACATATGGCTTTGTCAATAATATCACGACTCCGGAAGGCGGCACGCATATCGTCGGTTTCCGTAATGCGCTGACAAAGACATTTAACGACTATGCCAGAAAGAATAAACTGCTCAAAGACAGTGAACCGAATCTATCCGGCGAGGATATAAGAGAAGGGCTCACTGCCATCATCAGTGTAAAAATAGAAGATCCTCAGTTTGAGGGGCAGACGAAACAGAAGCTTGGAAACAGCGAAGCGCGCGGGGCTGTAGACAGCGTAGTGAGCAGCCAGCTGGAGATATTCCTGGAGCAGAATCCGTCTGTGGCAAAGATGACGGTTGAAAAATCAGTCATGGCGCAGCGGGCAAGGGAAGCCGCGAGAAAAGCAAGAGACCTTACAAGAAGAAAATCCGCCCTGGACAGCATGTCACTACCAGGAAAGCTTGCAGACTGTTCTGATAAAGACCCGAAAAACTGCGAGATCTATATCGTAGAGGGTGATTCAGCCGGCGGTTCTGCCAAGACTGCCCGTGACAGAGGCACACAGGCCATACTTCCTCTGCGCGGCAAGATACTGAACGTAGAGAAGGCAAGGCTTGATAAGATTTATGCAAACGCAGAGATCAAAGCGATGATCACGGCGTTTGGGACAGGTATACACGATGATTTTGATATATCAAAATTACGTTATCATAAAATCATCATTATGACAGATGCCGACGTCGACGGCGCGCATATCAGTACGTTATTGTTAACATTCCTGTACCGTTTTATGCCTGACCTGATCAAAGAAGGCTATGTTTATCTTGCACAGCCGCCGCTCTACAAGCTGGAGAAGAATAAAAAAGTCTGGTATGCTTACAGCGATGAAGAGCTGGATACGATACTGCGGGAAGTAGGCCGTGACGGAAGCAACAAGATACAGCGCTATAAAGGTCTTGGAGAGATGGATGCCGGGCAGCTCTGGGAGACGACCATGGATCCGGAACACCGCATACTGCTTCGTGTGACGATGGATGACGAGACTACGTCCGAACTCGACCTTACATTTACGACACTTATGGGTGACAAGGTAGAACCGAGACGTGAGTTCATAGAAGAAAATGCAAAATACGTACAGAATCTGGATGTGTAG
- a CDS encoding sensor histidine kinase — translation MKIIKEMNNLKILHIAGILSAGILFLEAAFKENADKWLCIILVCVIMAVLVLTVFQSKKVRGTLIKLYDEKGAGQDIKEEVLNNYEMELLQNQTTVIMLQSQINPHFLYNTLDCIRGEAVQIGAAELASMTKALSNFFSYSISRSGLLVTISEELESVHNYFLIQQFRFNRRFHLTVNCDKEDTAIMENVIPRLALQPIIENSISHGFKSAVSDCELSITIFRTEDAVLIKCSDNGCGMSEQELEDITVNLENCVDYINDKIKEKSTHGLGIVNINRRIKLLFGSEYGLYISSMENAGTDVHIRLPLQNTGMEKGV, via the coding sequence TTGAAGATAATTAAAGAGATGAACAATTTAAAAATTCTCCACATTGCAGGTATATTGAGCGCCGGCATACTGTTTCTGGAAGCTGCGTTCAAAGAAAATGCGGATAAATGGCTCTGTATCATACTCGTCTGCGTGATCATGGCGGTTCTGGTACTGACCGTTTTTCAGTCAAAAAAGGTCAGGGGCACGCTTATTAAGCTGTATGATGAAAAGGGAGCCGGACAAGATATAAAAGAAGAGGTGCTCAATAACTATGAAATGGAGCTGCTGCAGAACCAGACAACTGTCATAATGCTCCAGTCTCAGATCAATCCGCATTTTCTTTATAATACGCTCGACTGTATAAGAGGGGAGGCGGTACAGATAGGCGCTGCTGAGCTGGCAAGCATGACAAAAGCGCTGTCCAATTTTTTCAGCTACAGCATAAGCAGGAGCGGGCTTCTCGTTACGATAAGTGAAGAACTGGAAAGTGTACACAATTATTTTCTGATCCAGCAGTTCAGATTTAACAGACGGTTTCATCTTACGGTCAACTGTGATAAAGAGGATACGGCTATTATGGAAAATGTCATACCAAGGCTTGCGCTGCAGCCGATAATAGAAAATTCCATATCGCACGGATTCAAAAGTGCAGTCTCGGACTGTGAGCTGAGCATTACAATATTCCGCACAGAGGACGCTGTGCTTATCAAGTGTTCGGATAATGGATGCGGAATGTCTGAACAGGAACTGGAAGACATAACGGTCAATCTGGAAAACTGTGTGGATTATATCAACGATAAGATCAAAGAAAAGAGTACACACGGGCTTGGGATCGTAAATATCAACCGGAGAATAAAGCTGCTTTTCGGCAGTGAATATGGACTGTATATATCAAGCATGGAAAATGCAGGAACTGACGTACATATCCGCCTTCCTCTTCAGAATACAGGAATGGAAAAGGGAGTGTGA
- a CDS encoding ABC transporter ATP-binding protein: MNGIEIKDISKSFKDTKALTDVDLCLEEGKIYGLLGRNGAGKSTLLNIINNRIFADKGTVVLNGDRMEENEEILSQFFLVNENNLYPEGMKVKEAFFWAQKFYPDFDMDYARKLCAVFELSLKKKIKNLSTGYQSIFKNVMALSVNVPYVFLDEPVLGLDAYHRDLFYRLLIEKYAEHPFTAVISTHLIEEVTNIVEQVIIIKNGKIIRNESRDAILNNGYCISGRASLVDSYVSGREIIGEDVIGGLKTAYLLGKPDDMLPDGLELSAMDLQKLFIQLTGE, translated from the coding sequence ATGAACGGGATCGAGATAAAAGATATTTCCAAAAGTTTCAAGGATACAAAAGCTTTGACAGATGTGGATCTCTGTCTGGAAGAAGGGAAGATCTACGGTCTTCTCGGCAGAAACGGCGCGGGAAAGTCCACGCTGCTCAATATTATCAATAACCGGATATTTGCGGACAAAGGTACTGTTGTACTGAATGGAGACCGTATGGAGGAAAACGAGGAGATACTCTCTCAATTCTTTCTTGTAAATGAAAATAATCTCTATCCGGAAGGAATGAAAGTAAAAGAAGCTTTCTTCTGGGCCCAGAAATTTTATCCGGACTTTGATATGGATTATGCCCGGAAACTGTGCGCTGTATTTGAACTTTCTTTAAAGAAGAAAATAAAAAACTTATCCACAGGATATCAGTCGATCTTTAAAAATGTCATGGCTCTTTCTGTCAATGTGCCTTATGTATTTTTAGATGAGCCTGTACTTGGACTGGACGCTTATCACAGAGATTTGTTTTACAGACTTCTGATCGAAAAATATGCAGAACATCCTTTTACTGCCGTTATCTCCACACATCTTATTGAAGAAGTCACCAATATTGTGGAGCAGGTCATCATTATCAAGAATGGAAAAATTATCAGAAATGAATCAAGAGATGCTATTCTTAACAACGGATACTGTATCTCAGGCCGTGCATCTCTGGTAGATTCTTATGTATCAGGCCGGGAAATAATAGGGGAAGATGTTATCGGCGGCCTTAAAACTGCTTATCTTCTCGGAAAGCCGGATGATATGCTTCCGGACGGGCTGGAACTTTCGGCTATGGATCTGCAGAAATTATTTATTCAGCTTACTGGAGAATAG
- a CDS encoding RNA-binding S4 domain-containing protein, whose product MQNIKLREEFIKLGQALKAAGLVDSGVEAKEVIQDGLVKVNGETDTRRGRKLHAGDVVSFGGEEIKIED is encoded by the coding sequence ATGCAGAATATAAAATTAAGAGAAGAATTCATCAAGCTCGGCCAGGCGCTGAAGGCCGCCGGTTTGGTGGATTCCGGCGTAGAGGCCAAAGAAGTCATTCAGGACGGCCTCGTCAAGGTGAATGGAGAGACAGATACCCGCCGCGGAAGAAAGCTTCATGCAGGAGATGTGGTATCTTTTGGTGGGGAAGAAATAAAAATTGAAGATTAA
- a CDS encoding GntR family transcriptional regulator → MKQELDQEKPIFIQISETIEDGILTGAFREEEQIPSITEFSVNYKINPATALKGINLLVDESILFKKRGVGMFVSKGAVQKLKDKRQSQFYDSYICKMIEEARRLGITSDDIIAMIERGYVK, encoded by the coding sequence ATGAAACAAGAACTGGACCAGGAAAAGCCTATTTTTATCCAGATCTCGGAAACTATTGAAGATGGTATACTGACAGGCGCTTTTCGGGAAGAAGAGCAGATTCCTTCTATAACAGAATTTTCCGTTAATTATAAAATTAATCCGGCGACGGCGCTGAAGGGAATCAACTTATTAGTAGACGAATCGATCTTATTTAAAAAGCGGGGTGTAGGAATGTTTGTATCAAAAGGAGCCGTACAGAAATTAAAAGACAAAAGGCAGAGTCAGTTTTATGACAGCTATATCTGTAAGATGATAGAGGAAGCCAGGAGACTTGGCATCACAAGTGACGACATTATTGCCATGATAGAAAGGGGATATGTAAAATGA
- a CDS encoding sugar ABC transporter substrate-binding protein, with amino-acid sequence MKKKLSLLMAAALAACLVMSGCSKGGGESETKKKGSDEEISIGVTVMTLANTIWAETCTAIEDNCKENGWKCTVVDCSSTAQTQITQVENFIQKGVDAIVINPTDQAALETVMKEAMDAGIKVISWDIDSDAADCCLLVDNYNVGYEIGKQAADWIEDNLDGKAEVCILDYPEAGAEVIKRADGINDAITELSPNSKVVAQVSHQGSTDGGMQAMENVLQSNPDCRVVCSVGDGGAMGANEALKAAGIKGEEAGIFSADGTTEFLSKIAAGEPCKMSILLDDPLSKAASITDTLDKLLKDEKVEKDLYTNVQVIDESNLSEYYK; translated from the coding sequence ATGAAGAAGAAATTATCATTATTAATGGCTGCGGCATTAGCAGCATGTTTGGTTATGAGCGGATGTTCAAAAGGAGGAGGAGAAAGCGAAACAAAGAAAAAAGGTTCTGATGAAGAGATATCCATCGGTGTGACTGTAATGACACTGGCCAATACGATATGGGCGGAGACGTGCACGGCGATAGAAGATAACTGCAAGGAAAACGGCTGGAAATGTACGGTCGTAGACTGCAGTTCCACCGCGCAGACACAGATCACACAGGTAGAGAACTTCATACAGAAAGGTGTGGACGCTATCGTCATCAATCCGACGGACCAGGCGGCTCTTGAGACGGTCATGAAGGAAGCAATGGATGCAGGGATCAAAGTGATCTCCTGGGATATAGACTCTGACGCCGCAGACTGCTGCCTGCTCGTTGACAATTACAATGTAGGGTATGAGATCGGTAAACAGGCGGCGGACTGGATCGAAGATAATCTGGATGGAAAAGCAGAAGTCTGTATTCTGGACTATCCGGAAGCCGGAGCAGAGGTTATCAAAAGAGCCGACGGCATCAACGATGCCATTACAGAACTGTCACCAAACTCAAAGGTCGTAGCACAGGTCTCTCATCAAGGTTCCACGGACGGAGGGATGCAGGCAATGGAGAACGTGCTCCAGTCCAATCCGGACTGCCGTGTTGTCTGTTCTGTAGGTGACGGAGGAGCTATGGGAGCCAACGAAGCTTTAAAGGCCGCGGGGATCAAAGGTGAGGAAGCAGGTATATTCAGCGCTGACGGAACGACTGAATTTTTATCCAAAATAGCCGCGGGCGAACCGTGTAAGATGTCCATTCTCCTGGACGATCCGCTCTCCAAGGCGGCATCCATAACAGATACTCTGGATAAACTTCTGAAAGATGAAAAAGTAGAAAAAGACCTCTATACAAATGTACAGGTGATCGATGAGAGTAATCTGAGTGAATATTACAAATAA
- the recF gene encoding DNA replication/repair protein RecF (All proteins in this family for which functions are known are DNA-binding proteins that assist the filamentation of RecA onto DNA for the initiation of recombination or recombinational repair.), with translation MKIKSLKLKSFRNYDFLKLEFDNATNIFYGDNAQGKTNILESVYLSGTTKSHRGTKDRDLVQFGKEESHIETVVEKNGITYQIDMHLKKNSPKGIAINKIPIRKASELFGIINIVFFSPEDLNIIKNGPSERRRFIDLELSQLDKVYLNNLSNYNRIVNQRNHLLKDITQQRNLMETLDVWEIQLIQYGNKIIERRKQFVKEINKIISNIHKKLTGEKEEINLIYEPSVGNLTFEQALAKNRERDMRIKSTSVGPHRDDICFMVGDLDIRRFGSQGQQRTAALSLKLSEIELVKQSIHDTPVLLLDDVLSELDKHRQNYLLDSIHDIQTLITCTGVDEFVNHRFSINKVFHVQDGQVAKEN, from the coding sequence TTGAAGATTAAATCTTTGAAATTAAAGAGTTTTAGAAATTATGATTTTTTAAAACTGGAGTTTGATAACGCCACAAATATCTTTTATGGGGATAACGCACAGGGAAAAACAAATATCCTGGAATCTGTATATCTTTCCGGCACAACAAAATCCCACAGGGGAACAAAGGACAGAGATCTCGTTCAGTTTGGGAAAGAAGAGTCACATATAGAGACTGTTGTGGAAAAAAACGGCATCACTTATCAGATAGACATGCATCTTAAGAAAAACAGTCCGAAGGGGATAGCCATAAACAAGATACCCATACGCAAAGCAAGTGAACTGTTTGGAATAATCAATATTGTATTTTTTTCTCCTGAAGATCTGAATATCATAAAAAACGGACCGTCGGAGAGAAGAAGATTTATAGATCTTGAATTATCACAGCTAGATAAGGTATATCTTAATAATTTATCTAATTATAATCGTATCGTAAATCAGAGAAATCATTTATTAAAAGATATCACCCAGCAGAGAAATCTAATGGAGACACTGGATGTATGGGAAATCCAATTGATCCAGTACGGTAATAAAATTATTGAGAGAAGAAAACAGTTTGTGAAAGAGATAAACAAAATAATTTCTAATATACACAAAAAATTAACTGGTGAAAAAGAAGAAATTAATTTGATCTATGAACCAAGCGTCGGAAATCTTACGTTTGAGCAGGCTCTGGCCAAAAACAGAGAACGGGATATGAGAATCAAAAGCACTTCAGTGGGTCCCCACAGAGACGATATATGCTTTATGGTCGGGGACCTTGATATACGCAGATTCGGATCCCAGGGACAGCAGAGGACTGCCGCGCTGTCTCTCAAACTTTCAGAGATAGAACTGGTCAAGCAGTCAATTCACGATACACCGGTCCTGTTACTTGACGATGTATTGTCTGAACTTGACAAACACAGGCAAAACTATTTATTAGATAGTATTCATGATATACAGACCTTGATCACCTGTACAGGCGTGGATGAGTTTGTGAATCATCGTTTTTCTATAAACAAAGTATTTCATGTCCAGGACGGACAAGTAGCGAAAGAGAACTAG
- the gyrA gene encoding DNA gyrase subunit A: MEDNIFDKVHEVDLKKTMETSYIDYAMSVIASRALPDVRDGLKPVQRRILYSMIELNNGPDKPHRKCARIVGDTMGKYHPHGDSSIYGALVNMAQEWSTRYPLVDGHGNFGSVDGDGAAAMRYTEARLSKISMELTADINKDTVDFIPNFDETEKEPVVLPARFPNLLVNGTSGIAVGMATNIPPHNLAEVINAVVKIIDDQIEENEETTIEDILKIIKGPDFPTGGMILGTRGIEEAYRTGRGKVRVRAVTDIETMPNGKSRIIVSELPYMVNKARLIEKIAELVRDKKIDGITDLSDQSNREGMRVCIELRRDANANVILNQLYKHTQLQDTFGVIMLSLINNEPRVMNLLDMLNYYLEHQEEVVTRRTKYELNKAEERAHILEGLLIALDNIDEVIRIIRGSDNVQAAKAELMERFGLSDVQSQAIVDMRLRALTGLEREKLENEYKELMEKIGELKAILADRKLLLGVIKEEIIIIRDKYGDERRTSIGFDEFDISMEDLIPRQDVVITMTKLGYIKRMSNDTFKAQHRGGKGIKGMQTLEEDYVEELFMTNTHHYIMFFTNTGRVYRLKAYEIPEASRTSRGTAIINLLQLMPEEKITAVIPIEEYKEGEYLFMSTKKGLVKKTPITDYANVRKTGLAAITLREEDELIEVKYTNNERDIILITKYGQCIRFNERDVRSTGRTSMGVRGMNLADRDEVIGMQLDSQGTHLLIVSEKGMGKRTGMDEFTSQNRGGKGVKCYKITEKTGNVVGVKAVDLDDEIMIINTGGIIIRMKCDNISSLGRVTSGVKLINLPDGETVASIAKVRKGDDEDEEEDTEEVQAENTSEE, translated from the coding sequence ATGGAAGATAATATTTTTGACAAGGTCCATGAAGTGGATCTGAAAAAGACAATGGAGACCTCCTATATCGACTATGCCATGAGCGTTATCGCTTCACGCGCGCTGCCCGATGTAAGAGACGGACTGAAGCCGGTACAGAGAAGAATACTGTATTCCATGATCGAATTGAATAACGGACCGGACAAACCACACAGAAAATGCGCCCGTATCGTCGGTGATACGATGGGTAAATATCATCCGCACGGCGACAGTTCCATCTACGGAGCGCTTGTCAATATGGCACAGGAATGGTCTACACGATATCCGCTCGTGGACGGACACGGCAACTTCGGTTCCGTGGACGGCGACGGCGCGGCCGCCATGCGTTACACAGAGGCACGGCTCAGCAAGATATCTATGGAACTGACGGCGGACATCAACAAAGATACGGTTGATTTCATACCGAACTTTGACGAGACAGAAAAAGAACCAGTCGTACTGCCGGCAAGATTTCCGAATCTGCTCGTAAACGGTACATCCGGCATCGCGGTCGGAATGGCGACAAATATACCGCCCCACAACCTGGCTGAAGTCATCAACGCGGTCGTAAAGATCATCGATGACCAGATCGAAGAAAATGAAGAGACGACGATCGAAGATATACTGAAGATCATAAAAGGGCCTGACTTCCCTACCGGCGGAATGATACTCGGCACAAGAGGCATTGAGGAAGCATACCGCACCGGCCGGGGAAAAGTCCGCGTCCGCGCGGTGACAGACATAGAGACGATGCCGAACGGGAAGAGCCGCATCATCGTGTCAGAGCTTCCGTACATGGTCAATAAAGCCCGTCTGATCGAAAAGATAGCAGAGCTTGTGCGTGACAAGAAGATCGACGGCATCACAGATCTGAGCGATCAGTCAAACAGAGAAGGAATGCGTGTCTGTATAGAACTCAGGCGGGATGCCAACGCCAACGTAATATTAAATCAGCTGTATAAGCATACACAGCTGCAGGATACGTTCGGCGTCATCATGCTCTCTCTCATCAACAATGAGCCAAGAGTCATGAATCTTCTCGATATGCTGAACTATTACCTGGAACACCAGGAAGAAGTCGTGACGCGGCGCACGAAGTATGAGCTTAACAAGGCAGAAGAGCGGGCCCACATTTTAGAGGGGTTACTCATAGCGCTCGACAATATCGACGAGGTGATCCGCATCATCAGAGGTTCGGATAATGTGCAGGCCGCAAAGGCTGAATTGATGGAGCGCTTCGGCTTGTCGGACGTACAGTCGCAGGCTATCGTAGACATGCGTCTGCGCGCGCTTACCGGACTGGAGCGGGAGAAGCTTGAAAATGAATATAAAGAGCTCATGGAAAAGATCGGAGAATTGAAGGCGATCCTAGCCGACAGAAAACTGCTTCTCGGCGTGATAAAAGAAGAGATCATCATTATCAGAGATAAATACGGTGATGAGAGAAGGACGTCCATCGGATTTGATGAGTTTGACATCTCAATGGAAGATTTGATCCCGAGACAGGATGTAGTTATTACAATGACAAAGCTCGGTTATATCAAGCGCATGTCAAACGATACGTTCAAAGCACAGCACCGGGGCGGCAAAGGCATCAAAGGAATGCAGACGCTGGAAGAGGACTATGTAGAAGAACTCTTTATGACAAACACTCATCACTACATTATGTTCTTTACAAATACAGGCCGCGTATACCGCCTGAAAGCATATGAGATCCCAGAGGCAAGCAGGACGTCGAGAGGGACCGCCATCATCAATCTGCTGCAGCTGATGCCTGAAGAGAAGATAACGGCAGTCATTCCGATCGAAGAGTATAAAGAAGGCGAATATCTCTTTATGTCCACAAAGAAGGGACTTGTGAAGAAGACTCCGATCACGGACTACGCCAATGTGCGAAAGACCGGTCTTGCGGCGATCACACTCCGGGAAGAGGATGAACTGATAGAAGTCAAGTATACGAACAATGAACGGGACATTATCCTTATCACCAAATACGGCCAGTGTATCCGGTTTAATGAAAGAGACGTACGTTCCACAGGAAGGACATCCATGGGAGTGCGCGGGATGAACCTGGCAGACCGTGATGAAGTCATCGGCATGCAGCTCGATTCTCAGGGAACACATCTGCTCATCGTGTCGGAAAAAGGTATGGGGAAACGTACCGGGATGGATGAGTTCACAAGCCAGAACAGAGGCGGCAAAGGTGTAAAATGTTATAAGATCACAGAAAAGACAGGAAATGTCGTCGGAGTAAAGGCCGTTGATCTCGATGATGAGATCATGATCATCAATACAGGCGGCATTATCATCCGTATGAAATGTGATAATATATCTTCTCTTGGCCGTGTGACGTCCGGCGTTAAGCTGATCAATCTTCCGGACGGAGAGACAGTTGCCAGTATCGCAAAAGTGAGAAAAGGCGACGATGAGGATGAAGAAGAAGATACAGAAGAAGTACAGGCAGAAAATACTTCAGAAGAATAA